A single window of Nitrospinota bacterium DNA harbors:
- a CDS encoding Nif3-like dinuclear metal center hexameric protein: MKDVMRLCERLAPPGLAADGDNVGLVIGDPAARCAGIVVALDLTGEAVAAAVAARANLIVVHHPPIYYPLKRIDLSTPRGRIIAAVLRHGIAVYAMHTNLDFAPTGLNDYVARLVGLKNVRPAAGPGKAVYRIGTLGGGMTAAAFTLQVKKALNISSARLYGDGKKTVKAVAVCTGSGADLLADAAARGADLLLTGEVRHHNAMECAGRGMCMIDGGHLGTERPMVALVAAYFKKMMAKSGKRTRITPLYIEEPFRDY, translated from the coding sequence GGCGCCGCCGGGTTTGGCGGCGGACGGCGACAACGTGGGGCTTGTCATCGGCGATCCCGCGGCCCGCTGCGCCGGGATTGTGGTGGCGCTGGACCTCACCGGAGAGGCGGTTGCGGCCGCCGTCGCGGCGCGGGCCAACCTCATCGTCGTCCACCACCCGCCGATTTATTATCCGCTGAAGCGGATCGATCTTTCCACGCCGCGGGGGCGGATCATCGCCGCCGTATTGCGTCATGGCATCGCGGTCTACGCCATGCACACCAATCTAGATTTCGCCCCCACGGGGCTTAACGATTATGTGGCGCGGCTGGTGGGGCTGAAAAATGTCCGGCCCGCCGCGGGGCCGGGGAAAGCGGTGTACCGCATCGGCACGTTGGGCGGTGGAATGACCGCCGCCGCGTTTACCCTTCAGGTGAAGAAGGCGCTGAACATTTCATCGGCGCGTTTGTACGGCGATGGAAAAAAGACGGTTAAGGCCGTGGCGGTCTGCACCGGATCGGGGGCGGATCTGCTGGCCGACGCGGCCGCGCGCGGGGCTGATCTGCTGCTGACCGGCGAGGTGCGCCACCACAACGCGATGGAATGCGCGGGGCGCGGAATGTGTATGATAGACGGCGGGCATCTGGGCACGGAACGGCCGATGGTGGCGCTGGTTGCGGCCTATTTTAAAAAGATGATGGCAAAATCCGGAAAAAGGACTAGAATCACACCCTTATACATTGAAGAACCATTTAGGGACTATTGA